Proteins encoded in a region of the Apostichopus japonicus isolate 1M-3 chromosome 19, ASM3797524v1, whole genome shotgun sequence genome:
- the LOC139960614 gene encoding uncharacterized protein: MDNDVTTYAPGNTDLGPSLQLGGSIPGILLGLICLLGITTNGIIVYRAILTYITAEENIQTADVYLFHKALFDLLLLIGSPFYVISVWNGYQISLFSFQCRLLVSAEFLAILLTNHVIVAIVFERYGRRIMKNAKPIDLMPKDAHRHFQANTLYSLLLCVGIVFVADEVTWRSVQSCGYNWPPGQNYHAMVFLLLFAIVYCISYFLFFLWGLDLLKLKFSKSPRMIQRRRSPISTEDNRRDRVALLSLLIHFCCWTPFWCYHLYLVKHYYRVRPTIHLPGGFHTDELFISSLMYLSASTNIVPPAIFIKEWSPWFWLKPLNSQSNVISLQGGPRTGLNRNTTNSRSNDGSGRQNHQNGRPSHVNTLSEVIELSHDFSSGQRSKQTVVT, translated from the coding sequence ATGGATAACGATGTCACTACGTATGCACCTGGCAACACTGACCTTGGACCGTCATTGCAACTAGGAGGTTCTATTCCTGGCATTTTGCTCGGTTTGATATGTCTGCTTGGAATTACAACAAAcggtattattgtatatagagCGATACTTACCTACATTACAGCCGAGGAAAATATCCAAACAGCAGACGTTtatctttttcacaaagctctATTTGACCTTCTGCTCTTAATTGGAAGTCCGTTTTACGTCATCAGTGTTTGGAACGGTTACCAAATCTCATTATTTTCTTTCCAATGTCGTCTGCTCGTCTCAGCGGAATTCTTAGCGATTCTGTTGACAAATCACGTGATCGTTGCGATCGTTTTCGAACGTTACGGGAGACGTATTATGAAAAATGCCAAACCCATTGATTTGATGCCAAAAGATGCACACAGACATTTTCAAGCTAATACTCTATACTCGCTTTTACTCTGTGTAGGAATCGTCTTTGTTGCGGACGAGGTCACGTGGAGAAGTGTACAGTCTTGTGGGTATAATTGGCCTCCAGGACAAAATTATCACGCGATGGTTTTCTTACTTTTATTTGCCATTGTTTATTGCATTAgctactttcttttctttctgtggGGCCTCGATCTCTTAAAACTGAAGTTTTCTAAATCTCCGAGAATGATTCAGCGACGAAGATCTCCGATATCTACCGAAGATAACCGTAGAGATAGAGTAGCATTACTTTCTCTTCTCAtccatttttgttgttggaCGCCGTTTTGGTGCTATCATCTTTACTTGGTTAAACACTACTATCGAGTGAGGCCGACCATTCATTTACCAGGTGGTTTCCATACCGACGAGCTATTTATATCCTCTTTGATGTATTTGTCTGCGTCAACTAACATTGTTCCGCCGGCCATATTTATCAAAGAGTGGTCTCCCTGGTTTTGGCTTAAGCCCCTCAACAGCCAGTCGAACGTGATTTCCCTCCAAGGCGGTCCTAGGACAGGCTTGAACAGGAACACAACAAACTCAAGGTCAAACGATGGATCTGGTAGACAAAATCATCAAAATGGCAGACCAAGCCACGTTAATACGCTTAGTGAAGTGATAGAACTTTCCCATGACTTTAgcagtggtcaaaggtcaaagcaAACTGTTGTAACTTAG